Proteins co-encoded in one Microbacterium hydrocarbonoxydans genomic window:
- a CDS encoding carbohydrate ABC transporter permease translates to MTATQALSVPEKIRRRRGAVGNAGIGSRPGFLTYGLLAAFIIGSVYPLWWSVVVASGTNATRGETLPLIPGGNFFANAAKVFDAIPFWLALGNSFLISAIITVSVVTFSTLAGYAFAKLRFKGRDGLMIFVIATMAIPTQLGIIPLFMLMRELGWTGSIGAVIVPTLVTAFGVFFMRQYLVDVIPDELIEAARMDGANQFRTFLTVGIPAARPAMAILGLFTFMTAWTDYLWPLIVLSPQNPTLQTALSQLQSGYYIDYSIVLAGAVLATLPLLVLFVVAGRQLVSGIMAGAVKG, encoded by the coding sequence ATGACCGCCACCCAGGCGCTGAGCGTCCCCGAGAAGATCCGTCGGCGCCGAGGCGCCGTCGGCAATGCCGGAATCGGCAGCCGTCCCGGCTTCCTGACCTACGGTCTGCTCGCCGCGTTCATCATCGGCAGCGTCTACCCGCTGTGGTGGTCGGTCGTCGTGGCGAGCGGCACCAACGCCACCCGCGGCGAGACCCTGCCGCTGATCCCCGGCGGCAACTTCTTCGCGAACGCCGCGAAGGTGTTCGACGCGATCCCGTTCTGGCTCGCGCTGGGCAACTCGTTCCTCATCTCGGCGATCATCACTGTCTCGGTCGTCACGTTCTCGACCCTCGCCGGCTACGCCTTCGCCAAGCTGCGCTTCAAGGGCCGCGACGGCCTGATGATCTTCGTGATCGCGACCATGGCGATCCCGACGCAGCTCGGCATCATCCCGTTGTTCATGCTGATGCGCGAGCTCGGCTGGACGGGGTCGATCGGCGCGGTCATCGTGCCGACCCTGGTCACCGCGTTCGGCGTCTTCTTCATGCGTCAGTATCTGGTCGACGTGATCCCCGACGAGCTGATCGAGGCGGCGCGGATGGACGGCGCGAACCAGTTCCGCACCTTCCTGACCGTCGGCATCCCTGCCGCTCGACCGGCCATGGCGATCCTCGGACTCTTCACCTTCATGACGGCGTGGACCGACTACCTATGGCCGCTGATCGTGCTCTCCCCGCAGAACCCGACGCTGCAGACGGCGCTCAGCCAGCTGCAGTCCGGCTACTACATCGACTACTCCATCGTGCTCGCCGGTGCCGTGCTCGCGACCCTTCCGCTGCTCGTCCTGTTCGTCGTGGCGGGCCGGCAGCTGGTCAGTGGCATCATGGCCGGCGCGGTGAAAGGATGA
- a CDS encoding family 1 glycosylhydrolase, giving the protein MTRAFPENFLFGAATAAYQIEGAAFEDGRTASIWDAFSREPGAVIGGDNGDVACDHYHRYPQDVALMKELGLQTYRFSTSWSRVRPDGGAVNAKGVDFYERLVDELLANDILPWLTLYHWDMPQALQGTGGWTNRDTVGRFLEYAGTMHDALGDRVNVWTTLNEPWCSSFLSYTGGEHAPGHTSVAEGLLSAHHLLLAHGETVRELRGRDADLNLGITLNHTVADPADPTNPADIDAARRIDGQFNRWFLDPIYRGVYPDDIIRDIRAVDADAVARFTEAVHDGDLDVISQRIDTQGVNYYHGDFISGTAPSADRTPVSGGPATDRPGRSPYPSSDGIHSVERGLPRTAQNWEVQPEGLTRLLQRVWTEYAEPAGTVLYMTENGAAYDDVAVVEDGETRVHDADRTEFLRLHLAAVLDAADAGVDVRGYFYWSMFDNFEWAWGYDKRFGIVRVDYDTQERSLKDSGREYARIIAARSL; this is encoded by the coding sequence ATGACCCGCGCCTTCCCCGAGAACTTCCTGTTCGGCGCCGCGACAGCGGCGTACCAGATCGAAGGGGCGGCTTTCGAAGACGGGCGCACCGCGTCGATCTGGGACGCCTTCAGCCGCGAGCCGGGTGCCGTCATCGGCGGCGACAACGGCGACGTGGCGTGCGATCACTATCACCGCTACCCGCAGGACGTCGCGCTCATGAAGGAGCTCGGTCTGCAGACGTACCGCTTCTCGACCTCATGGTCGCGCGTGCGGCCCGACGGCGGCGCGGTCAATGCGAAGGGCGTCGACTTCTACGAGCGCCTGGTCGACGAGCTGCTCGCGAACGACATCCTGCCCTGGCTCACGCTCTATCACTGGGACATGCCGCAGGCGCTGCAGGGGACGGGCGGGTGGACCAACCGCGACACCGTCGGCCGCTTCCTCGAGTACGCGGGCACGATGCACGATGCCCTGGGTGATCGCGTCAACGTGTGGACGACGCTGAACGAGCCCTGGTGCTCGTCGTTCCTCTCCTACACGGGCGGCGAGCATGCGCCCGGCCACACCAGCGTCGCCGAGGGGCTGCTCTCGGCGCACCACCTGCTGCTCGCGCACGGCGAGACGGTGCGTGAGCTGCGCGGTCGTGATGCCGACCTCAACCTCGGCATCACGCTGAACCACACGGTCGCAGACCCCGCCGACCCGACCAACCCGGCCGACATCGATGCCGCGCGACGCATCGACGGCCAGTTCAACCGCTGGTTCCTCGACCCGATCTACCGCGGCGTGTACCCCGACGACATCATCAGGGACATCAGAGCGGTGGATGCCGACGCGGTGGCGCGCTTCACGGAGGCGGTGCACGACGGCGACCTCGACGTGATCTCGCAGCGCATCGACACGCAGGGCGTCAACTACTATCACGGCGACTTCATCTCAGGCACGGCTCCGAGCGCGGACCGCACCCCGGTCAGCGGCGGTCCTGCCACGGACCGGCCCGGTCGTAGCCCCTACCCGTCGAGCGACGGCATCCACTCGGTCGAGCGCGGGCTGCCGCGCACCGCGCAGAACTGGGAGGTGCAGCCCGAGGGGCTCACCCGCCTGCTGCAGCGCGTGTGGACCGAGTACGCCGAGCCCGCGGGGACCGTGCTCTACATGACCGAGAACGGCGCGGCCTACGACGACGTCGCGGTCGTCGAAGACGGCGAGACGCGTGTGCATGACGCCGACCGCACCGAGTTCCTGCGACTGCACCTCGCCGCCGTGCTCGACGCGGCGGATGCCGGGGTCGACGTGCGCGGCTACTTCTACTGGTCGATGTTCGACAACTTCGAATGGGCCTGGGGCTACGACAAGCGCTTCGGGATCGTGCGCGTCGACTACGACACCCAGGAGCGGTCTCTCAAGGACTCCGGCCGGGAGTACGCTCGCATCATCGCCGCTCGCTCGCTCTGA
- a CDS encoding LacI family DNA-binding transcriptional regulator produces the protein MSSRATIEEVASAAGVSRSTVSRVVNGSTAVSPEALVAVQRAIEDLSYVPNRAARSLASKQTHAIALIVPEDTTRFFGDPFFAEIVAGITGALRRSDYLLNLLIASDDPGDKMTSFVRNGGVDGALIVSHHTSDAFIDRVADAVPVVWGGRPTRFRDGDYVVDVDNVAGARTATTHLIERGRRRIATIGGPVTMVSSVDRVQGFRSALADAGLTPFAEEAGDYSEESGADAARRILATGRPDAIFVASDLMARGALTALRSAGIRVPEDIAIVGFDDSSVAVSTDPQLTTMRQPMYAQGEAMAGVLLSRLAGRDPAHQTILPTELVVRASA, from the coding sequence GTGTCGTCACGAGCGACCATCGAAGAGGTGGCATCGGCCGCCGGCGTCTCACGATCGACCGTCTCGCGTGTGGTGAACGGCTCGACGGCGGTGAGTCCCGAGGCGCTCGTGGCCGTGCAGCGCGCGATCGAGGACCTCAGCTATGTGCCGAACCGTGCGGCTCGCTCGCTCGCGTCGAAGCAGACGCACGCGATCGCGCTGATCGTTCCTGAAGACACCACGCGCTTCTTCGGAGACCCCTTCTTCGCCGAGATCGTCGCCGGGATCACCGGAGCGCTCCGGCGCTCCGACTACCTGCTGAACCTGCTCATCGCCAGTGACGACCCCGGCGACAAGATGACGAGCTTCGTGCGCAACGGCGGCGTCGACGGGGCGCTCATCGTGTCGCACCACACCAGCGACGCGTTCATCGATCGGGTGGCAGACGCGGTGCCGGTCGTCTGGGGTGGCCGCCCGACCCGGTTCCGTGACGGCGACTACGTCGTCGATGTCGACAACGTCGCGGGCGCGCGCACAGCGACGACCCATCTGATCGAGCGAGGGCGTCGGCGCATTGCGACGATCGGCGGCCCCGTGACGATGGTCTCGTCCGTCGACCGCGTGCAGGGCTTCCGCAGCGCCCTGGCGGACGCCGGGCTCACACCCTTCGCCGAAGAGGCGGGCGACTACAGCGAAGAGAGCGGGGCGGATGCCGCGCGGCGCATCCTCGCGACCGGGCGTCCTGACGCGATCTTCGTGGCGAGCGATCTCATGGCTCGCGGCGCGCTCACGGCTCTGCGAAGCGCCGGCATCCGGGTGCCCGAAGACATCGCCATCGTCGGTTTCGACGACTCGTCCGTCGCTGTGAGCACGGATCCGCAGCTCACCACGATGCGACAGCCGATGTACGCGCAGGGCGAGGCGATGGCGGGTGTGCTGCTCTCGCGTCTTGCCGGTCGAGACCCCGCGCACCAGACGATCCTGCCGACCGAGCTCGTGGTGCGCGCATCGGCATAG
- a CDS encoding TetR/AcrR family transcriptional regulator produces MARSDDRNQQVRERARENILLSATEVFGEKGVAGASIAEITRRAGVAQGLANYHFGAKDQLVGAVIDRWFEALFDIPTRAGSPDDMLAGIIDGVLRATGFALPLQRAVLAMQQQPDTHRIFAESEQRFDEQATASEEIVRGIFRARGADDPALEEIMLRSNLEGIVIKYAVYGDSFPLEDARRWMYRLYDLREPEEPLPLDLPPRDADLRLRAIRAVRPSH; encoded by the coding sequence GTGGCACGATCTGACGATCGCAACCAGCAGGTGCGCGAGCGAGCACGAGAGAACATTCTGCTCTCGGCCACCGAGGTCTTCGGTGAGAAGGGTGTCGCAGGCGCCAGCATCGCAGAGATCACGAGACGCGCCGGTGTCGCCCAGGGGCTCGCCAACTACCACTTCGGTGCCAAGGACCAGCTCGTCGGTGCGGTGATCGACCGATGGTTCGAAGCACTGTTCGACATCCCCACACGAGCGGGTTCGCCCGATGACATGCTCGCCGGCATCATCGACGGGGTGCTCAGGGCCACCGGGTTCGCTCTGCCACTGCAACGCGCCGTGCTGGCCATGCAGCAGCAACCCGACACCCATCGGATCTTCGCCGAGTCCGAGCAGCGGTTCGACGAGCAGGCGACGGCCTCGGAGGAGATCGTGCGCGGCATCTTCCGCGCGCGCGGCGCCGACGACCCCGCGCTCGAGGAGATCATGCTGCGCAGCAACCTCGAGGGCATCGTGATCAAGTACGCCGTCTACGGCGACTCGTTCCCTCTCGAAGATGCGCGACGGTGGATGTACCGTCTCTACGACCTCCGTGAGCCCGAGGAGCCGCTGCCGCTGGATCTTCCGCCGCGTGACGCCGACCTCAGGCTGCGAGCGATCCGCGCGGTACGCCCCTCCCACTGA
- a CDS encoding GntR family transcriptional regulator, protein MNQQGMLADALRQQIIDGAFAPGSRLSESAIAEHFGVARNTLREAFRTLSEQGLLEHVPHRGVSVASPSIADVIDIYRARRIIECTALLHSEPEHPAVQQMQEAVLAAEAAAADAVLDDTETWRAVGSANMAFHVALVSLADSPRLARTYRDLAAELRLAFLKIDDPRSLHEPFVRKNRAVLDTFLTRGAQAGATELERYLVQSERVVLGAFARMQLG, encoded by the coding sequence ATGAACCAGCAGGGCATGCTCGCCGATGCGCTCCGACAGCAGATCATCGACGGAGCCTTCGCGCCCGGTTCGCGACTGTCGGAATCGGCCATCGCCGAGCACTTCGGCGTCGCTCGCAACACGCTGCGCGAAGCGTTCCGCACCCTCTCCGAACAGGGTCTGCTCGAGCACGTGCCGCACCGAGGAGTCTCCGTCGCCTCGCCGTCGATCGCCGACGTCATCGACATCTATCGCGCCCGACGCATCATCGAGTGCACCGCGCTGCTGCACTCCGAGCCCGAGCACCCCGCGGTCCAGCAGATGCAGGAGGCGGTGCTCGCCGCAGAGGCTGCGGCCGCGGATGCAGTCCTCGACGACACCGAGACCTGGCGTGCGGTCGGCAGCGCCAACATGGCGTTCCACGTCGCCCTGGTGTCGCTCGCCGACAGCCCCCGCCTGGCGCGCACCTATCGCGACCTCGCCGCGGAGCTGAGACTCGCGTTCCTGAAGATCGACGACCCTCGGTCGCTCCACGAGCCGTTCGTGCGCAAGAACCGTGCCGTTCTCGACACCTTCCTCACGCGCGGCGCGCAGGCCGGCGCGACCGAGCTCGAACGCTACCTGGTGCAGTCCGAGCGCGTCGTGCTCGGTGCGTTCGCGCGGATGCAGCTCGGGTGA
- a CDS encoding NRAMP family divalent metal transporter, translating into MSENTAAPLSAEDGVRLSAAKRRAGRSAVIGAIFLMATSAIGPGFITQTATFTATMGAAFAFAILISIVVDIAVQLNVWRMITSSGMRAGELANRAIPFSGHVIAVLVVIGGLAFNIGNIAGGGLGMNALLGIDPKLGGALTAALAIIIFLIKKAGPVMDIVLVVLGVGMIVMTVIVAVIAQPPIGEALRQTFAPDELNFATITTIVGGTVGGYITYSGAHRYLDSGHTGPEQAGPVMRAAANGILVTGIMRYVLFLAILGVVASGVSLDLSSQAANPAGQAFGAVLGDAGLRLFGAIFWAAAISSVIGAAYTSATFLSTFTKKLRGGWALQLATVAFIVVSLIVYLSIGTAPAAILVFVGGFNGLILPIGLTVFMYIGWFRRDLLGSKKYPMWLLIAGTLVTLLTWYMGIVSVGPIFAFLGIGA; encoded by the coding sequence ATGTCTGAGAACACCGCAGCCCCGCTCTCCGCCGAAGACGGAGTGCGCCTGTCCGCCGCCAAGAGGCGTGCGGGCCGCAGCGCCGTGATCGGTGCGATCTTCCTGATGGCCACCAGCGCCATCGGCCCCGGTTTCATCACGCAGACCGCCACCTTCACCGCGACGATGGGGGCGGCGTTCGCGTTCGCGATCCTCATCTCGATCGTCGTCGACATCGCCGTGCAGCTGAATGTGTGGCGCATGATCACCTCCTCCGGCATGCGCGCCGGGGAACTCGCCAACAGAGCCATCCCCTTCTCGGGGCATGTGATCGCCGTGCTCGTCGTCATCGGAGGCCTCGCGTTCAACATCGGCAACATCGCGGGTGGCGGCCTGGGCATGAACGCGCTGCTCGGCATCGACCCCAAGCTCGGCGGAGCGCTGACCGCCGCCCTCGCGATCATCATCTTCCTGATCAAGAAGGCCGGTCCGGTGATGGACATCGTGCTCGTCGTGCTCGGTGTCGGCATGATCGTGATGACCGTGATCGTCGCGGTGATCGCCCAGCCGCCCATCGGCGAGGCGCTGCGCCAGACGTTCGCGCCGGACGAGCTCAACTTCGCCACGATCACGACGATCGTCGGCGGAACGGTCGGCGGATACATCACCTACTCGGGTGCCCACCGCTACCTCGACTCGGGTCACACCGGTCCCGAGCAGGCGGGTCCGGTGATGCGTGCCGCCGCGAACGGCATCCTCGTCACCGGCATCATGCGCTACGTGCTGTTCCTCGCGATCCTCGGCGTGGTCGCCTCGGGCGTCTCGCTCGACCTGTCGAGCCAGGCTGCGAACCCGGCCGGACAGGCCTTCGGCGCCGTGCTCGGCGATGCCGGGCTGCGCCTCTTCGGTGCGATCTTCTGGGCTGCCGCGATCAGCTCGGTCATCGGCGCGGCGTACACGTCGGCGACCTTCCTCTCGACCTTCACGAAGAAGCTCCGGGGCGGCTGGGCGCTGCAGCTGGCGACGGTCGCCTTCATCGTCGTGTCGCTGATCGTCTACCTGTCGATCGGCACGGCGCCGGCCGCGATCCTCGTGTTCGTCGGCGGCTTCAACGGACTCATCCTCCCCATCGGCCTCACGGTCTTCATGTACATCGGCTGGTTCCGCCGTGACCTGCTCGGCTCGAAGAAGTACCCGATGTGGCTGCTCATCGCCGGTACGCTCGTGACGCTGCTGACCTGGTACATGGGGATCGTCTCGGTCGGCCCCATCTTCGCCTTCCTCGGAATCGGAGCGTGA
- a CDS encoding 5-oxoprolinase subunit PxpA: protein MTTIDLNSDLGENVPDRVVSDDESMLRLVTSANVACGFHAGSPEGIRSTLASAVAGGVVIGAHPGYRDYENFGRTKVEIDSATLQAHVEYQLGALIGLAAAVGGTVAYVKPHGALYNTIARDERQSKDVVAAIRAIDPSLVLLGLAGGVVLDVAERAGLQIAAEAFADRAYHPDGQLVSRTEPGSVLHDPALVAQRMVRLAGEGVIRAIDGTDVPVSAQSICVHGDSPGSVAMAAETKRMLQDAGITIAPFAGV from the coding sequence ATGACGACGATCGACCTCAACTCCGACCTCGGCGAGAACGTCCCGGACCGCGTGGTCAGCGACGACGAGAGCATGCTGCGCCTGGTGACGAGCGCGAACGTGGCGTGCGGCTTCCACGCCGGCAGCCCCGAAGGCATCCGTTCGACGCTGGCGAGCGCCGTCGCCGGAGGAGTCGTGATCGGCGCGCACCCCGGCTACCGCGACTACGAGAACTTCGGCCGCACCAAGGTCGAGATCGACTCGGCCACGCTGCAGGCGCACGTCGAGTACCAGCTCGGAGCCCTGATCGGGCTTGCCGCAGCGGTCGGCGGCACGGTCGCCTACGTCAAGCCGCACGGAGCGCTGTACAACACCATCGCGCGTGACGAGCGGCAGTCGAAGGATGTGGTGGCGGCGATCCGCGCGATCGATCCGAGTCTCGTGCTTCTGGGCCTGGCCGGCGGCGTCGTGCTCGACGTCGCCGAGCGCGCGGGCCTGCAGATCGCGGCCGAGGCCTTCGCCGATCGGGCGTATCACCCCGACGGCCAGCTCGTCTCGCGTACCGAGCCCGGTTCTGTGCTGCACGATCCCGCTCTGGTCGCCCAGCGCATGGTGCGCCTCGCCGGCGAAGGAGTGATCAGGGCGATCGACGGCACCGACGTGCCCGTCAGCGCGCAGTCGATCTGCGTGCACGGCGACAGTCCCGGCTCGGTGGCGATGGCGGCAGAGACCAAGCGGATGCTGCAGGACGCCGGCATCACGATCGCGCCGTTCGCGGGAGTCTGA
- a CDS encoding putative hydro-lyase, with the protein MAVLATADQLADARAARAAIRAGHAEPTSGVAAGLTQANLISVPADWAFETLLFAQRNPKPCPVLEVIERGEVESRLAPGSDIRTDIGRYRIWRDGELVDEVADATAAWAEHSDLVSFLIGCSFTFESGLVQAGIPIRHQELGRNVPMYRTAVPCTPAGRLGGEMVVSMRPVPADRVADAVQISGRTPAVHGAPVHIGDPASLGIVDLARPDFGDAPEVREGEIPVFWACGVTPQAAIMASKPPFAITHAPGYMFITDVPDAEYLV; encoded by the coding sequence ATGGCGGTTCTCGCCACTGCCGACCAGCTCGCCGACGCGCGTGCGGCGCGTGCCGCCATCCGTGCGGGGCACGCCGAGCCGACCAGCGGCGTCGCCGCCGGGCTGACGCAGGCGAACCTCATCTCGGTGCCGGCGGACTGGGCGTTCGAGACCCTGCTCTTCGCGCAGCGCAACCCCAAGCCGTGCCCCGTGCTCGAGGTGATCGAACGGGGCGAGGTCGAGTCGCGTCTGGCGCCGGGCAGCGACATCCGCACCGACATCGGCCGGTATCGCATCTGGCGCGACGGTGAACTGGTCGACGAGGTCGCCGACGCCACCGCGGCATGGGCGGAGCACTCCGACCTCGTCTCGTTCCTCATCGGGTGCAGCTTCACGTTCGAGTCCGGACTCGTGCAGGCGGGCATCCCGATCCGTCACCAGGAGCTCGGTCGCAACGTGCCGATGTACCGCACCGCGGTGCCGTGCACCCCGGCCGGGCGCCTCGGCGGCGAGATGGTCGTGTCGATGCGGCCTGTTCCGGCGGATCGAGTCGCGGATGCCGTGCAGATCTCCGGCCGGACCCCAGCCGTGCACGGCGCTCCGGTGCACATCGGGGATCCCGCATCGCTCGGCATCGTCGACCTGGCCCGCCCCGATTTCGGCGATGCCCCCGAGGTTCGGGAGGGTGAGATCCCGGTTTTCTGGGCGTGCGGCGTCACCCCGCAGGCTGCCATCATGGCCTCGAAGCCGCCTTTCGCCATCACCCACGCGCCCGGCTACATGTTCATCACCGACGTGCCCGATGCGGAGTACCTCGTCTGA
- a CDS encoding urea amidolyase family protein — MRILTASDRALLVEASDLDEAMRLNLAWEGMHGVVERIPGARTVLVRFDPLVVSAGDLARALAATEVDGAHLPATGEVTVPVQYDGEDLAEAASLLGVSAAELVNRHLAADWKVAFSGFAPGFGYVVSSDPLFDVPRRSSPRTRVPAGSVALAGQFTGVYPRESPGGWQLIGHTDAAMWDIDRDPPALLSPGTTVRFAQGRAQVVMSENADERADARRVTERHAAARAKDLGYPTSGAVEVVRASMQLLVQDAGRPGFAALGVSASGVADRRAMREANRAVGNASATAVLESVGGAVLRFRGAGVAAVTGAVGALDLIDATGVPRRIAHGAPFATVEGDELTLAHPTSGLRYVIAVRGGVAVEPALDSRASDTLAGLGPDPLAAGDVLGVGDCARHPVEPDVTPRALPASGDLVDLEITLGPRDDWFTPAALATLTGQDWTVTPRSDRVGIRLEGDAPLQRSVSGELPSEGAVTGAIQVPPDGQPVLFLPDHPLTGGYPIIGALTDRSLDLAGQLPPGVRIRFIVKETS; from the coding sequence ATGCGCATCCTCACGGCATCCGACCGCGCGCTTCTCGTCGAAGCGTCCGACCTCGACGAGGCGATGCGACTGAACCTCGCGTGGGAAGGCATGCATGGCGTGGTCGAGCGCATCCCCGGCGCGCGCACCGTGCTCGTGAGGTTCGATCCGCTCGTCGTCTCGGCGGGGGATCTCGCCCGCGCGCTGGCGGCGACCGAGGTCGACGGCGCCCATCTGCCGGCCACCGGTGAGGTCACGGTGCCTGTGCAGTACGACGGGGAAGACCTCGCCGAGGCGGCATCCCTGCTGGGCGTGTCTGCGGCGGAGCTCGTGAACCGCCACCTCGCGGCCGACTGGAAGGTCGCCTTCTCGGGCTTCGCCCCGGGCTTCGGATACGTGGTGAGCAGCGACCCGCTGTTCGACGTGCCCCGCCGCTCGTCGCCCCGCACGCGTGTGCCGGCCGGGTCCGTGGCCCTCGCCGGACAGTTCACCGGCGTGTATCCGCGTGAGAGTCCGGGCGGATGGCAGCTCATCGGACACACGGATGCCGCGATGTGGGACATCGACCGCGACCCTCCCGCGCTGCTGTCGCCCGGCACGACAGTGCGGTTCGCGCAGGGGCGGGCGCAGGTGGTGATGTCGGAGAACGCAGACGAACGCGCCGACGCGCGGCGAGTCACCGAGCGACACGCCGCTGCACGCGCGAAGGACCTGGGTTATCCGACATCCGGTGCGGTCGAGGTCGTGCGGGCATCGATGCAGCTGCTGGTGCAGGATGCCGGACGACCCGGGTTCGCGGCACTCGGCGTCTCGGCGTCCGGTGTCGCCGATCGCCGCGCCATGCGCGAGGCGAACCGCGCAGTGGGCAACGCCTCCGCAACTGCGGTGCTCGAGAGCGTCGGCGGCGCCGTGCTGCGCTTCCGGGGCGCCGGGGTCGCCGCTGTCACGGGAGCCGTCGGCGCGCTCGACCTGATCGATGCCACCGGTGTGCCGCGTCGCATCGCCCATGGCGCGCCCTTCGCCACCGTCGAGGGCGACGAGCTGACGCTCGCGCATCCGACCAGCGGGCTGCGCTACGTCATCGCGGTCCGTGGCGGAGTGGCCGTCGAACCGGCGCTCGACAGCCGGGCGAGCGACACCCTCGCCGGACTTGGGCCCGATCCGCTGGCGGCGGGCGATGTGCTCGGTGTCGGCGACTGCGCACGGCACCCCGTCGAGCCGGATGTCACACCGCGAGCGCTTCCGGCATCCGGTGACCTCGTCGACCTCGAGATCACCCTCGGCCCTCGTGACGACTGGTTCACCCCCGCAGCGCTCGCGACGCTCACCGGCCAGGACTGGACCGTGACCCCGCGATCCGACAGGGTCGGCATCCGGCTCGAAGGCGACGCGCCCCTCCAGCGATCCGTCAGCGGCGAGCTGCCCAGCGAAGGGGCGGTCACGGGGGCGATCCAGGTTCCGCCCGACGGTCAGCCCGTGCTGTTCCTCCCCGATCACCCGCTCACGGGCGGATATCCGATCATCGGCGCGCTCACCGACCGCAGCCTCGATCTGGCCGGGCAGCTGCCGCCCGGCGTGCGCATCCGTTTCATCGTCAAGGAGACCTCATGA